One Vigna unguiculata cultivar IT97K-499-35 chromosome 7, ASM411807v1, whole genome shotgun sequence genomic region harbors:
- the LOC114191590 gene encoding peptidyl-prolyl cis-trans isomerase FKBP16-4, chloroplastic isoform X2, with translation MELSLFHHQHHPMMILNCPISITRTHRRLNKKNSFRLSCHCSCSSTKNTAAEPITVSSLSIEGRRALLSCLLTTFGGVYACDVAGAVSTSRRALRGAKIPESDYTTLPNGLKYYDLKVGNGAEAKKGSRVAIHYVAKWKGITFMTSRQGMGVGGGTPYGFDVGQSERGTVLKGLDLGVEGMRVGGQRLLIVPPELAYGSKGVQEIPPNSTIELDIELLSIKQSPFGTPVKIVEG, from the exons ATGGAACTCTCTCTGTTCCACCATCAGCACCATCCTATGATGATCCTCAATTGCCCCATTAGCATCACAA GAACACACAGAAGACTTAACAAGAAAAATTCATTTAGGTTATCATGCCACTGTTCATGTTCTTCCACAAAAAACACTGCAGCAGAACCAATTACAGTGTCTTCTTTGAGTATTGAAGGAAGGAGAGCATTACTCAGTTGTCTCCTCACAACTT TTGGTGGAGTCTATGCATGTGATGTGGCTGGAGCTGTTAGCACAAGTAGAAGAGCT CTAAGAGGAGCAAAAATTCCTGAAAGTGATTATACAACCTTGCCCAATGGCTTGAA GTACTATGATTTGAAGGTTGGAAATGGAGCTGAAGCTAAAAAGGGATCTCGTGTTGCA ATTCACTATGTGGCCAAATGGAAGGGTATCACCTTTATGACTAGTAGACAAGGAATGGGTGTTGGAGGAGGAACG CCCTATGGATTTGATGTAGGGCAATCAGAGAGGGGAACAGTCCTCAAAGGGTTGGATTTAGGTGTAGAGGGCATGCGAGTAGGAGGCCAG CGACTATTGATTGTTCCTCCTGAACTTGCCTATGGAAGCAAGGGAGTGCAAGAAATCCCTCCTAATTCAACGATTGAG TTGGATATTGAACTGCTTTCTATCAAACAAAGTCCATTTGG GACTCCTGTAAAGATAGTTGAAGGTTAA
- the LOC114191589 gene encoding cactin-like: MGSKSKKKRRRSDDSSSDSPSSQSSDDSNSSDSSSSERHRRDGHRSRRRSRRGRSKHDSDSSSDESSDRGRKKKKSSRYITEEEIAQYLAKKAQKKALKVAKKLKTRTVSGYSNDANPFGDSNLNEKFVWRKKIERDVVQGVPIDAFSVKAEKMRQRERMAEIEKVKKRREERALEKARHEEEMALLARERARAEFHDWEKREEEFHFDQSKVRSEIRLREGRAKPIDILTKHLNGSADLDIEINEPYMVFKGLTVKEMEELHDEIKMHLDLDRATPTHVEYWEALLLVCDWELAEARKKDAIDRARVRGEEPPPELLAEERGLHYSVEPDVKRLLEGKTHAELEALQVHISSEMRTGTAKVVEYWEAVLKYLHIYKAKASLKEIHAKMLRKHLQHLEQPSEDEDKLEDAPVRNSDEDNEHYRKSQSADESFSPEPIKVEEDQEAEDQAGSFSPELFHGDENEEAIDPEEDRALLEWKRMAVKEEQHKRIQEAMALKPAPSEDNFETKAMKAMGAMEDGDAVFGSGAEVNLDSQVYWWHDKYRPRKPKYFNRVHTGYEWNKYNQTHYDHDNPPPKVVQGYKFNIFYPDLVDKTKAPTYTIEKDGSNGETCIIRFHAGPPYEDIAFRIVNKEWEYSHKKGFKCTFERGILHVYFNFKRYRYRR; this comes from the exons ATGGGTAGTAAGagtaagaaaaagagaagaagatctGATGATTCTTCATCAGACTCGCCATCTTCACAGTCCAGTGATGATTCAAACAGCAGCGATTCGTCGTCTTCGGAGAGACACCGGAGAGACGGTCATCGCAGCCGCCGTCGTTCACGGCGTGGACGAAGCAAGCACGACTCAGATAGTTCCTCTGACGAGAGTAGTGACAGGGGTCGCAAGAAGAAGAAGTCCTCCAGGTACATTACTGAGGAGGAAATAGCACAGTACTTGGCCAAAAAGGCTCAGAAAAAG GCATTGAAAGTTGCCAAGAAACTGAAGACTCGTACCGTGTCAGGTTATTCGAATGATGCAAATCCATTTGGTGACTCTAATCTTAATGAGAA GTTTGTTTGGCGGAAGAAGATTGAGCGTGATGTTGTTCAAGGTGTGCCTATTGATGCATTTTCAGTTAAAGCTGAAAAAATGAGACAGAGAGAACGGATG GCAGAAATTGAAAAggtgaaaaaaagaagagaagaaagggCACTTGAGAAAGCACGACATGAAGAAGAAATG GCACTGTTAGCTAGAGAGCGTGCACGAGCTGAGTTCCATGACTGGGAAAAGAGAGAAGAGGAG TTTCATTTTGATCAAAGCAAGGTTAGATCCGAAATTAGATTGCGTGAAGGTCGTGCCAAGCCGATTGATATCTTAACCAAGCATCTCAATGGATCCGCTGATTTGGATATAGAAATAAATGAACCATACATGGTGTTCAAg GGTTTGACAGTAAAGGAAATGGAAGAGCTTCATGATGAGATCAAAATGCATCTGGACCTTGACAGGGCGACACCCACCCATGTAGAATATTGGGAG GCACTCCTTCTAGTGTGTGATTGGGAGCTCGCCGAAGCTCGAAAAAAAGATGCAATTGATCGAGCTAGGGTACGTGGTGAAGAACCTCCCCCTGAGCTGCTTGCAGAAGAAAGGGGTCTGCATTACAGTGTTGAGCCAGATGTGAAGAGGCTTTTGGAGGGGAAGACACATGCAGAACTAGAAGCTTTACAGGTGCATATATCATCAGAGATGCGTACTGGTACGGCGAAGGTGGTTGAGTATTGGGAGGCAGTTTTAAAATACCTCCACATATATAAGGCCAAG GCTTCTTTAAAAGAAATCCATGCTAAGATGTTACGCAAACATTTGCAACACCTTGAACAACCATCGGAAGATGAAGATAAACTGGAAGACGCTCCAGTTAGAAACTCTGACGAAGACAATGAACATTACAGAAAAT CCCAATCTGCAGATGAATCATTTTCACCTGAACCCATTAAAGTAGAAGAAGATCAAGAAGCTGAGGATCAGGCTGGCTCATTTTCACCGGAACTGTTTCATGGTGATGAAAATGAGGAAGCTATTGACCCGGAAGAGGACAGAGCTCTATTG GAGTGGAAGCGTATGGCTGTAAAGGAAGAGCAGCATAAACGAATTCAAGAAGCAATGGCATTAAAGCCTGCTCCATCTGAAGATAATTTTGAGACGAAAGCCATGAAAGCTATGGGAGCTATGGAAGACGGGGATGCAGTGTTTGGCTCTGGTGCTGAAGTGAATCTAGATTCACAG GTTTATTGGTGGCATGACAAATACAGGCCCAGAAAACCAAAGTATTTCAACCGTGTCCACACTGGGTATGAATGGAACAAATATAACCAGACTCATTACGATCACGACAATCCACCGCCAAAGGTTGTACAAGGGTATAAATTTAACATCTTCTACCCGGATCTAGTAGACAAGACAAAAGCTCCAACTTACACTATTGAGAAAGATGGTAGCAATGGCGAGACTTGCATCATAAGATTTCATGCAGGGCCACCATATGAAGACATT GCTTTTCGCATTGTTAATAAAGAATGGGAATATTCTCATAAGAAAGGTTTCAAGTGCACGTTTGAACGTGGAATTCTACACGTGTACTTCAATTTCAAACGCTATCGCTACCGCAGATAA
- the LOC114191590 gene encoding peptidyl-prolyl cis-trans isomerase FKBP16-4, chloroplastic isoform X1, with translation MELSLFHHQHHPMMILNCPISITRTHRRLNKKNSFRLSCHCSCSSTKNTAAEPITVSSLSIEGRRALLSCLLTTFGGVYACDVAGAVSTSRRALRGAKIPESDYTTLPNGLKYYDLKVGNGAEAKKGSRVAIHYVAKWKGITFMTSRQGMGVGGGTVDENMFELLQPYGFDVGQSERGTVLKGLDLGVEGMRVGGQRLLIVPPELAYGSKGVQEIPPNSTIELDIELLSIKQSPFGTPVKIVEG, from the exons ATGGAACTCTCTCTGTTCCACCATCAGCACCATCCTATGATGATCCTCAATTGCCCCATTAGCATCACAA GAACACACAGAAGACTTAACAAGAAAAATTCATTTAGGTTATCATGCCACTGTTCATGTTCTTCCACAAAAAACACTGCAGCAGAACCAATTACAGTGTCTTCTTTGAGTATTGAAGGAAGGAGAGCATTACTCAGTTGTCTCCTCACAACTT TTGGTGGAGTCTATGCATGTGATGTGGCTGGAGCTGTTAGCACAAGTAGAAGAGCT CTAAGAGGAGCAAAAATTCCTGAAAGTGATTATACAACCTTGCCCAATGGCTTGAA GTACTATGATTTGAAGGTTGGAAATGGAGCTGAAGCTAAAAAGGGATCTCGTGTTGCA ATTCACTATGTGGCCAAATGGAAGGGTATCACCTTTATGACTAGTAGACAAGGAATGGGTGTTGGAGGAGGAACG GTTGACGAAAACATGTTTGAATTATTGCAGCCCTATGGATTTGATGTAGGGCAATCAGAGAGGGGAACAGTCCTCAAAGGGTTGGATTTAGGTGTAGAGGGCATGCGAGTAGGAGGCCAG CGACTATTGATTGTTCCTCCTGAACTTGCCTATGGAAGCAAGGGAGTGCAAGAAATCCCTCCTAATTCAACGATTGAG TTGGATATTGAACTGCTTTCTATCAAACAAAGTCCATTTGG GACTCCTGTAAAGATAGTTGAAGGTTAA